GCTTGCTTAAGTTAtatgttctttgttttattctttgcaAGTGTGCAATCTTGGACACTTACCACTATGGCATATGACAGATTTATAGCAATTTGCTTTCCTTTAAGATACCATAGTATTGTGACTAAACGAGCTATTATTGCAATGATAATGTTTGTATGGGGCTTTTTATTGATTCTCATAGCGTTTACTGTTGGGCTTATTAATCGCCTCTCTTTCTGTAGATCTTTGGTGATTAAGAGCTTTTTCTGTGATCATGGACCTGTATTTTATCTGGCCTGTAATGACACATCTTTAAATGACATCATGGCATATGTTGCTTTCATTATAGTCCTCTGTATTCCTCTTATACTAATAGCAATCACATATTTTTGCATTGCCATAGCACTGAGCAGGATTGCATCAGGAGTGGAAAGACTTAGAGCTTTGAAAACTTGTTCTTCTCACCTGATCCTTGTGGCTATTTTTTTCCTACCAACAGTTGGCACCAACATAGCTGCGGTAGCCTCCAACATACATCCTAACGCCAGGATCATAAACTCCTTGTTGACACACACCATACCTGCTCTGCTCAATCCTATTGTGTACTCTTTAAAGACAGAAGATGTGCTGAACTCTATAAATAAGCTTTTCAAAAGTAATACCTTAGCAACACATCCTCATCCAGAGAGGTGAACCCTTTATCACTGCTGTATTGACA
This Scomber scombrus chromosome 14, fScoSco1.1, whole genome shotgun sequence DNA region includes the following protein-coding sequences:
- the LOC133993846 gene encoding olfactory receptor 8G17-like; the encoded protein is MSPGEKAATTFNATFVRPAKFYISGFSDIPHVKYYYIFLCFVYVMTVFGNVFLLSVIYLVETLHTPKYMIVSSLAVTDLCGSTALIPKLLETFLFDKRYIVYEACLSYMFFVLFFASVQSWTLTTMAYDRFIAICFPLRYHSIVTKRAIIAMIMFVWGFLLILIAFTVGLINRLSFCRSLVIKSFFCDHGPVFYLACNDTSLNDIMAYVAFIIVLCIPLILIAITYFCIAIALSRIASGVERLRALKTCSSHLILVAIFFLPTVGTNIAAVASNIHPNARIINSLLTHTIPALLNPIVYSLKTEDVLNSINKLFKMNKIKIV